The sequence below is a genomic window from Ipomoea triloba cultivar NCNSP0323 chromosome 10, ASM357664v1.
TCTCGAGAGAAGATAGACCATCGTATGCCTGGTTACTAGCCACAGGCAGAACACCTGGTAAAGAGACCCAATCAACGCATTTAGGCGTTGCATGGGGCAAACACCAACATGTATAATAACATACCAAGACCCTGCAATGAGAGAGGTAGTACCCCAGAGTAGACATCATTTCTGCATGTAGCACATCATGACAAAAGTGGGAGAAAAGGTAGGGGTGACCTTAGCAAAAGAAGAAACGTTTCGAAAGAAATTAAATGTTGTTGTGTGGAACGAAACGTTGGGACAAGAAGATTTTGAGAGGAGTTGGCACGCAATAATGGCAGAGTACGGATTAGAAGATAATAGGTGGTTCACACAACTATTTGACGGTAGAGAGCATTGGATAGAGGCGTATTTTGAAGGAGTATTTATGGCTGGCCTAATGCGAACAACATCAAGATCAGAGGCAAAAAATAGAGTGTTTGGATCCTGCATCAATGAGAATGGAACATTGTTAGAGTTTTTCACCCAGTTTGATAGTGTGATAGAAATGCAACGACACAAACAAGCACAATTAATCGTAGAGACTGAAACCTCCACTGCAAGAACGAAGACCCCTCTGTTGATTGAGAAGCATGCAGCGTCCATATACACAATTGCAATCTTCTACGATGTGTAGGCAGAGATTTACGAAGGGTGTTTTTCGTGCAAAATAACATGGACGGAAGAAGCTGAAGATATCACAGTCTACACAATCAAGGAGGGACAAGCGAAGAGTTTTAAAGTAAGTTATGCAAGAGAAAGGGGGGAAATACAGTGTTCGTGTGGCAAATTTAAGAGGGTGGGAATATTGTGCAGGCATGTTTTTGTTGTATTAAAGGACGATGATGCAGAAATGATTCCACCAAAGTACATAGTACAGAGATGGACCAAGAATGGTAATGCAAAGGAGACAGAGGCACACACGGAAGACAATGATGAGAATAAATTAGTTGGCAAGGTATGGAATGAGTTCAACAATTGCATGGCACTATCAAATGGGAACATTAAAGATTTGCAGGAGATACTAAATTTTATGCACAAGAAAGGTGAAATGATGAAGAGCAAGGGGATGATAGAGGCGAAAAGGAAAAGTAGTGATTTAGTTGGGACGTTTTATGGCACACAAACAACCACTACGATAACAATAAAGCCACCACCAATATTGAAAAACAAAAGTAGTGGGAAGCGTTTAAAGAGTGCACTTGAAAAAGCAGCAGAGATGAAAAAGATAGACGGTCGCAAGTGTAATGGTTGCGGACAAAATCCAGCCCGACACGACTTTCGTAACTGTCACATGAATCTGAAGAACCAGAAGTAGGAAAATAAGAATGATTAGGCATAAGGTTGAATAAGTGGAAAAAGAAAtgggtttaatttgtttgaaataaatgtcattttacatgtgaCATACAATTTCGTAAATGCTATTTTGGTTTTTTAGATGTTTACGCATTAGAAATGAGTAAGGTAAATTAGATTTATTAATAAGGTTGTAGTAAGGGATTTGAGTGAATGAGTTATTATGTGTTGATGAGCGGATATGCACACAATTATAATGTATCTGGCACATTAGACATAACTAACGGGCACATAGGTTAAGGTAAAAAATAGTGAGATGTAACAGTTGTGAATGCTAACAAGTATAACCTCCGTGGCAAACGGCGGGAAAGTTCTAGGCACACACACGAGTCTTGCGAGACAGAACCAAATCCAATTGAGTTATTAGTGTAGTACGGATGGGTTGATCAGCGAATACACACACAAGTAAACCCATTTTGGCAAAGAAGACATAACTAACGGGCACATATTTTAAGGTAAGTATTAGTGAGTTCTACAAGTTGTGAAGGCACACCAGTATAACGACCTTAGCACACCAGTAAAAGGGAATAAACGTAGATTAACAATAGTCATTGTCTTAGGGAACTATGTAAAGCAAAACAGTAATATCGTGAAGCGAACGTTGAGGATAAACATCGTTGGAGTAGGCGAGAAAAAGTCCAAAAATGCCTTGTCTAACAAAAGGAAAATATCAACTAATTAACAACAACCACCAAACTAAATCACTTCATCTGGGTATCCCCCAGAGATGAAAGAAACTGAATGGCACGTGCAACGTTGCTGCGGTGAGAGTTTATATTTGCCGTGCATATCTCACGAATGTACTACAAGTGAAAGCGATCTAATGCAGCTTGGTCACCCTTAACGAGACCACAATCCCATGCAGCTACCGCCTGTCCAGTGTAACTCTCCATGTGGCGCATAAGGTACACTCCACAATCAATCGTGTTGTTAGCGTCACGCCATTTCATATTCATCCTCTTTGGTTCAAATTGAAGGCACCACTCAGACTTTGCAACATGAGTAAGCGAGTGGAAATACCCAGACAGCAATAGTAGCTGAAAAAAATGATTCAAAAGTTGTACAACTTGGGAGTATAACAATTCTTGAAAGGGAAATAAAAAGTCACAAACGGCAACATACCAAATTATCCGGTATGTGACCATACTTGTGTGAAGTAGACGGCAACATACCAAATTATCTGGTATGTGACCACACTTGACACACAAGTTTCCCAACATTGGCACACAATTGCTAATCCTTGGCACGCAATATTGTGAACGAAAAAATGAAGCTACCATGATATCAAGAATTTTGAACTTCTATATTTAAGTAAACATAAAACAACTACAAGCAGTACAAAAAAACACATCCCAAACTACAAAACTACCAAcaatttgtttataaaaaaaataaagcaaacaaaaaaaataaatatccacaaacttacaattaattaataaacacTGCACacgaaattattttattaaaaaaacaacaataaaaaaaacTGCTACAATTAATAGACACTCACAAAAAAATCAAGCTACCACGATATCAAGAATTTTGAACTTCTATATTTAAGTAAACATAAAACAACTacaaacagtaaaaaaaaaaaaaaaaacacatcccAAACTACAAAACTGccaccaattttatttttttaaagaaagaaagcaaacaaaaaaaatatccaCATACttgcaattaattaataaacaacAAAACATACATATGATTCCACCAAACACTGCACACggaattattttattgaaaaaaaaaaacaaaaccgaaacaagaacaaaaattaaaacaaaaagtaaaaccCCGAAAAGGTTGAGTTTCGTACTTCGGGCTTCTATTAACgtatataaaacaaaattaatttttcccACCATCAAAAGCATTTATACTCACCACAAGTTTCCCAACATTGGCACACAATTGCTAATCCTCGGTACACTATATTGTGAACAAAAAAACCAAGCTACCATGATATCAAGAATTTTGAActtcta
It includes:
- the LOC116033151 gene encoding protein FAR1-RELATED SEQUENCE 1-like, which encodes MAEYGLEDNRWFTQLFDGREHWIEAYFEGVFMAGLMRTTSRSEAKNRVFGSCINENGTLLEFFTQFDSVIEMQRHKQAQLIVETETSTARTKTPLLIEKHAASIYTIAIFYDVHVFVVLKDDDAEMIPPKYIVQRWTKNGNAKETEAHTEDNDENKLVGKVWNEFNNCMALSNGNIKDLQEILNFMHKKGEMMKSKGMIEAKRKSSDLVGTFYGTQTTTTITIKPPPILKNKSSGKRLKSALEKAAEMKKIDGRKCNGCGQNPARHDFRNCHMNLKNQK